Genomic window (Megamonas funiformis):
ATAATTATATTTACGCTCAAGAAAATAGCCAAGCCACTATAATTATCGTTTACAATTCACCTTATCATAATCAAGGTTTTCATGCGAGCAGTACAAAAATTTTTGCTGAAAAAAATGCTCAAGTTAAAATAATTCAACTCCAAACACTCGGCAAAGACTATTTTAACTTTGATGATATCGGCACACTTGCTCAAGAAAATGCTCGTATATCCATTCAACAAATTGCTTTAGGTGCAAATAAAAATTATCTAGGTGCAAATATTGATTTACTACAAAATAATGCACAACTAAATTTCCAAACAGATTATTTAACTACTAAAAATCAAATGCTCGATATGAACTATATTGTCAATATCCTAGGTCAAAAGACTAAAACTAATTTAACGACAAATGGTATCTTAATGCATAACGCTCAAAAAACACATCGTGCAACTTTAGATTTTAAACAAGGTTGCAAAGGTTCTATAGGTACAGAAGCAGAAAATGTATTATTACTTGATGAAGATATCCACAATAAATCAATTCCTCTAATTCTCTGCGGTGAAGATGATATCGAAGGCAATCACTCCGCTGCTATCGGTGAAATGGATAAGGAACAATTATTTTATCTTCAAACTCGTGGCTTAAATGAAAGACAAATTCGCCAAATGCAAATTGACTCCAAACTTCAATTAATCACAACAAATTTACCTGAAGAACTTCATGCTTATATTTCCACTTATCAACAGGAGGCTTTCTATCATGAAAACTAATTTTCGCCAAGATTTCCCTATATTAAATGATGAAGCAAACCCTGTCGTTTATTTAGATAGTGCTGCTACTACGCAAAAACCACTAAGTGTGATAAAATCCCTAGAAAATTATTACACATCTCAAAACGCAAATCCCCTTCGTGGTCTTTATAAATTGAGTGCTACTGCTACAAGTGAATACGAACAAGCTCGCCACAGCGTAGCACAATTCATCAATGCCAATGAAGATTGTGAGATTATCTTCACTAGAAATACTACTGAATCTTTAAATCTCATCGCTTACACTTACGGCATGGAAAATATCCAAGAAGGCGATGAAATCGTAATCTCCATTCTTGAACATCATAGCAATATACTTCCATGGCAAATGATAGCAAAATTAAAAAAAGCTACATTAAAATATATGTATATAAATGATGAAGGTATTATTTCTGATGAAGAAATTCAAACAAAAATCACACCTAAAACAAAAATAGTTTCTATCACTCAAGTTTCAAATGTCTTAGGCATTGCCACTCCCTTAAAAGCTATAATAAAAAAAGCTCATGAAGTAGGTGCTATCGCCATTGTTGATGGTGCTCAAGGTGCTCCTCATATGGCAACAGACGTCCAAGATTTAGATTGTGATTTTTACGCATTCTCCGGTCATAAAATGTTAGCACCTATGGGAATTGGCATCTTATATGGAAAAAAATCCATACTTGAACAAATGCCTCCATTCTTACGCGGTGGCGAAATGATCGAAACAGTATCCGAACAAGATGCTACATTTGCCCCACTTCCAGAAAAATTTGAAGCTGGTACACCTAACGTATCTGGAGCAATAGCATTAAAAGCCGCTATCGAATATATAAATCAAGTAGGATTTTCCTATATTGAACAACAAGAAGAAAAATTAATGAAAATCGCCATGGAAGAATTATCTAAATTGCCTTATATCACCATTTATGGCTCACCAGATTATAAAAAGCATAAAGGTGTATTGAGCTTTAATATTCAAGATATTCACCCTCATGACGTATCTTCACTTGTCGATTATCATGGGAATATAGCCCTTCGTGCAGGCAATCATTGTGCTCATCCATTATTAAAATATCTAAATGCACAATCAACAAATCGCATAAGCTTTTATTTCTATAATACAAAAGAAGATGTTTATCAATTCATTGAACAAATAAAAAAAGTAAGGAGTTATTTAGGATACGATGTTTAATCTCTATAATGAAATCTTAACTGAACACAACCTTCACCCTAATAATAAATGTTCACTAGCAGATGCTACACATCACCAACACGGTATCAATCCTAATTGCGGTGATGAAATCACGCTCTCCTTAAAACTCAATAACAATATTATTGAAGATGCTAGTTTCCAAGGTTCAGGTTGTGCTATTTCCCAAGCTTCCACAGATATCATGATTGATTTAATGCTTGATCAACCAATCGACAAAGCTAAAGAATTATGTCGTTTATTTATTGGCATGGTTCAAGGCACAATCACTGATGAAAAAGAGCTTGCCCCTTTAGATGAAGCTCTTACCTTTAAAAATATATCCAAAATGCCAGCTCGTGTAAAATGTGCCGTACTTAGCTGGCATACTATGGAAACAATCCTAGACAAAGCCCTCCAAAGCTCTCAATAAATAAAAAGTATCATCTTGATTTAAATAGTTCAAAACTAAAATTAAGATGATACTTTTTTATTTTATCTAAAATTTACCAACCAAAATCAAGAAAAATCTCGCTAATCCTTGATAAATAAACATTTTCACTAAATCCCTTCAAATCTCATTATTGCTGGTAAAAAATAAGTAAAATCCTTGTTTATCAACACTTTTAATAGTACAATAAAATCATAAAGATTAATTTTTCTAGCATTTAACTTTAACAAGAGTTGTATTTGAATAGAGAAAGTAGTTCATGGTAGTTTATCTGATTTTAAATTTAACTTTAACAAGAGTTGTATTTGAATGAGTTATTTTTGAAGATGAGGATAATAAAGTATCCGAATTTAACTTTAACAAGAGTTGTATTTGAATCTGTATTTTCTACCAGCAAATTTAGCACCGCCATCTATTTAACTTTAACAAGAGTTGTATTTGAATTTTTTTATATATTCACCTCTGTTGTTAAATCTCCATATTTAACTTTAACAAGAGTTGTATTTGAATATGTATTAGATAAACTTGTTGAGAAAAATTATATTTATTTAACTTTAACAAGAGTTGTATTTGAATATATATTGGAAATACTGTGGTCCGTACTATGTGGCAATTTAACTTTAACAAGAGTTGTATTTGAATTCTGTAGCTTTTTCCACTATAAATTTACCTTTTATCATTTAACTTTAACAAGAGTTGTATTTGAATTCTGTAGCTTTTTCCACTATAAATTTACCTTTTATCATTTAACTTTAACAAGAGTTTAAATTAAGTAATAAAAGAAAGCCTTTAAATATAAGTATTTAAAGGCTTTCTTTTTATAAAAAATCTCTAAAAAACACATAAAACTCTTTAAAAATTAAATAGTAGTCAACAAATAGACAACATTCATCACATATTTTAGATTAAATCAATAGCTTCTTTTAATTGTTCAATAGTTTTATGTGTATAAACTTTTTCATTAATGGTTTTCCCTACATGTCCTAATATTAGATTTTTTATATTTTCTTTTACATCTGCATTATCTAGTAATGTATTACAAGTATGTCGTCCATCATGTGGAAGATGGTTTTTTATAGCTGAATTTTCTGATTTACGCCATTTATAAGCTAAAGTAGCATACGGCAATTTTTTTCTTTTTATATCACCTGTAATTAGGTATGGATTATTAAATTCATTAGCCATATCAAAAAAATATTTTATAAATGGATAAATTTTTTCTGCTATAGGAATACGTCTATTTATCCCCATACTTGTTTTTGCTCCACCAATAATATATTTTTTATCTAAAAAAACATTACTTAGCTTAATGTCTAATAATTCACTTGGTCTTAGACCTGTGTATGTTAATATTAAAGCAATTTTAACAATATAATCTTCAGTATTTTTCCATAGAATTTCTAATTCTTCTTCGCTAAAAGGTTTGTGTATATCACTCTTTATTTCTGATGGAAGTTTAATAAATTTAGCGTAATTTCTGTCAACTAAATTAAAAGACATAGCATATTTATATAACAAACTAAATAAATTTTTTATAGATTTTTTACTAGCATATCCAAGAGATAAATTATCTATTATTTCCTGGATATGTGCAGTTTTTATGTCTCTAAATTGCATTTTATGTAATTTAGAACAGTGTTTATACGCAGCTAATGGCATTTTCTGATTATTTTTTAATCTTTGTTCAGCTAACATATTATATAAATCTTCTAGTGTATATCTTCGTTCTATAATATCATAGGGATCTTTATTATATTCTGCTAAAGCAATTAGTCCTTCACTCTTAGTTTTAAATGTTCCTAAAACCATACGGATTTGCTTTCCATCGTCTGTCCAACCTTTCGTAACTTTAACAATCCAGGGTTTACGTCTTTTGCCAGAAAGCTTGGATACAGAACCATATCCATTTGGTAATTTCATAATAAATTCCACCTTTTATTATTTTAGAATTTATTTGATTAATTTTATTACTTATGATATGATTAACTAAAAGAAGAGAATAAACTGATGTTTCGCCACGTCAGCCCTCTTCTGGAAAATTCGTAAAGTGAAGAAGAGGCTGTCCGTTATGACGGCTTCTTTTTTATTTCAAATTTAATTGAGATAAGAAAGAATAGTAAATATCAGACTTAATAAAGAAATTATCAATGATAAAACTTCATAAGTTGTCATATTTACCACCTCCCTCGTTAGAGAGAGAACCGACACATCAATTTATTCTCCGTTTCATATTGTACCATAAGGACAAGCGAAAAGCTTGTCTTTTTTTATGCACGAAATAAAGAATAAATTATATTAATCAATTTAAGTAATATCAACCAAATAACTTACTAAAGAACCCTTTTTTAGATTTCTTTAATTGTTCATTTAAGTTTTCATTTTCATCAATAAGGTCATTAATTTTTCTTTTTAATCTCTCATTTTCTAAATGTAAAGTTTGGATTATTTCTTGTAATTTATTATTATCATTCTTTGCTAATAATAATTCATTTTCTTTTTGTTTATTTACTTCAGCATATTGTAATCTTTTAAAGTGCATCGCTAATGCAGTTGGTGTACTAGCATTATAGTGAGCAAATTTATTACAAATTAGATTATCACTGGTATGACCGATTGCTGTAAAAATAAACAAACCTGAATCATACATAGTTTTTATTAATAAAGGATTGTTGAAATCCAATAAATCATATTTATTTCCGCCACCACGAATAATACAAATACAATCAACAGATTCCGTTTCATAAAGCTCTTTTATTTCTTTAGCAATATTCTCCGCAGTAAGTGTTGTAAAACGTTCTTTTATTATATAATTTGTATTTTTTAGTATTGATTTAAAATCATGATATCCTTTTCCTGTTTTATTATTGGAAATAACTCCCATATATCGAATATCTGAAAAAGAATATTGCTCATATTCTGGTGATATATCCATTTTATAAATTTCATCATACCAGGTATCAATTTGTTGCTGATACTTGGTTTTTTTCCTTGTAACATAGATTGCATCAGCTAATAATTGAATTTCTCCATGTCCTTTATATATAGATAAACTACCTGTTACCAAAATTCTAGTATTTTCTAAATCATCATGAAATGCCTTATAATATACTACTCTTAGTTTTTCTGTTCCTTTTACAGAATCAGTCAAATATATAACAGTAGTAGTATCTGACTTGTATACAGAATAAACATCACCTTCAAATTTATATCTAGTATTAAAGTTTTGAAAATCAATTTTAGAATCTATTTCTTGAAATAAGTTTGTTAAATTTGTAGAAAAATGTCTTAAGTATTTTAATTGTTCAGGAGTAAATCTTGCATATCTTAAATAATCATTATAATCTACAATATTCTCATCAAAAAACCATACTTTATTAGCAACATCATAACCTGCAACATTTCTATTATTAAGATTGAAAAATCTTTCATTATATTTTCTGTTTAAGTCTTTTATTACATTTGCATATTTTCTATCTGAAGTATATCTAATCATCTTCTTCATCCCTACTAAATAACTCGAAATAATGTTTTCTAATCCATTCATGTACAGACGGAGATAAAAATTTTTAAATTGCTATCTCGTTGTCTGTATTTTTTTTTGTGCTATTATCTTCTTTTTCTTTATTTTTACGTTCTTTTTCATACAGTAAATAATTTAAAAACTGTTCCACAGATGCTTTGGTTTCAGAATCTGCTGTATTTAATTTAGCTAATAAATCATTCTCATCAATATTTTCTGGCTTTATAACATTTGTTCTACCTAATAAATAATCAATACTTACATTGTAAAAATCAGCAAATTTTATTAATAATTCATAATCAGGTACTCTTTTATCATTTTCATATTGACTATATCGAGCAGAAGATAAATTAAATTTTTTTAACAGATCCGATTGTTTTAATCCATTATTAAGACGTAATTCCTTTAGTCTATCACCTAACATCGTATCACCTCATATATATTATAATCTAACATATAGTTAAATTTAACAATCCTTACAATTAGTTAGAAAAAATATCGACTTCTAACTATATGTAAGATATAATACTAATATAATTTTCTAACAAATAGTTAGTAAAATGAAATAATATAACTTATAGTAAGGAGGTGTAGGAATGAATTTAATTAAAATAAGAAAGAAATCTAAATTTACACAAGTGGATATAGCTAAATTAGTCGGAATTTCAGATGGATATTATTCAATGATAGAAACCGGAAAAAGAATACCGTCTATTAAAGTAGCAAAAAAAATTGCTACTGTATTAAATATCCCTTGGGAAGATATTTTTAATAATATTGATACTGATTTTAGTATAAAACTAAAAGAGCAACGACAATTAAAAGAACTCTCCGTCGATGATATTTGTATACTTACACAAATTGATAAAAACAGATATATTGCTGTAGAAAATGGATTAGAAACACCTACAAAAGATGAATTGAATTTATTAAAAACTATCCTTAATTTTTAATGGGACTGTCCCATAAGATAGCATTATAAAAAGTTAACAAATAGTTGCACTTTTATGGGACGGCACAAGCTAAGCTAAAGCTAATATAAACTAAATTAATATAATAGCTAGCTTAGTTAACAAATTGTAGACACTAAAGCATTTGGTTTAATTGCCAAATTAGTATTTTAGTGTTTGACAAAATCAAAGTGAGGTGAGGTGTTTTTATTTGAAAACAAGACGAATGGTCAGCAAATTAATCTACGATAGTGAAAGATTTTTAAAAATGTCTGTATCTGCAAGAGATTTATATACTTATCTGATATTACACGCGGATGATGATGGTGTTGTAGAAGCAGGTACAGTTCTAAGATTAACAAAAGGAGCTGATGATGATTTAAATTTGTTAATATATAAAAATTTTATAACAATGTTAGATCCTGAAAATAAAGTGGTCTATGTTAATGATTGGCTTTTACATAACACCATACGAGCTGATCGGAAAACAAATAGTGTATATAAGGATTTGTTATTAAAAATTTTACCAGATGTAAAAATGGTAGAGAAAAAACCACGAACGGATAGAATACCAAAATTAGAACAGCATAATGTAGACTCACCTGAACTTGAAAATGAGATTATCATTAAAAATCAAGAAGAAAATATTTTAAATAAAATATTAAATCTTTTTAAGAAATATAGTATTGATGAAAACACATTAAGAATATTTCAAAAGAAATTTGATGATGATTTAATTTTTAAGCAGTTAAAAAATTTAGAGATAGAGATAAAACGAGGTATTAAGATAGAAAATATATCTGCATGGCTTTTTGTAGCCTGTGATAGAAATTATCCCTTAAAAACACAAGAATATAAAAATTTATCCAACGAAAAACACGAAGAAAATAATAATAAATCTCAAAAGCAATTAGAAAAACAGCTAAAATTGTTAGAAAATGAAATAGATTAAAATTAATATAGCACTATTTTTGGTATAAAAAATGTGTATTATTTACACAAATAGGAGCAGTATTTTATGATTGAACCTAATCTTATTAACGATTTACCTTATATGATACAACTGGCTATTATGTCGATTAATAAGCCACCTAAAGCTGTAGCTTTAGAGTTAAATTGCTCTATAAGTGCAATATATCAGGCATTACATGGCAAAAGGACTTTGCCTGCAAAGAAAATGAGAAAATTTGCTGAAAACAATTTTATAGCAGCAGCAAGCATGGCTATGCAGGCAACAGGCTTAAATAGACTGTTTAGATATCGTAAGACGGATAGACATATCCAAGCTCGGATTTTAGAGCTGAAAATCTATGACAAAAAGGCTGATGAAGCAATGAATAAACTCCCTGAATTACTTTTTAATAAGAATAGTAATAAAGATTTATCTGAATCAGACAAAAAAATTCTCTTACAATCTATAGATGCCATGATAGAAAGAGACAATATTTCTTTGAATTTATTCATGGAGTTAGATATTAAGTTTAATCTTGATTTAGTAAAGAGAATAAAAAAAGCCCGTTTTGATAAATAATCAAAACGAGCATAAATAAAAATAGTTCTAATATAAGTATATACCAAGAAAGGAGTGTATACAATTATAAAAAGAGAAATTCCTAACAACATTGAGGCGGAAGAAGCTGTTTTAGGGTCTATTTTAATAAATCAAGAAACAATATATGGAGTTTCTGAATTATTAGATATTGAAGATTTTTATAGAAAAAGTCATAGAACGATATTTAAAGTAATGCTTGACCTAAATACCACAAAAAAAGCTATAGATATTATTACATTAACAGATTACCTAACACATATTAGTAAACTTGAAGAAGTTGGTGGTATAGCTTTTATAACATCTTTAGCTAATAAAGTGCCATCTACAGCTAATTTAAAGCACTATATAAATATTGTAAAAGAAAAATCTATGCTTAGAAATATAGTTCATATTGCGGAATATATGGAAAATATGGGCTACGATAGTGAGAGTATAGATACTCCAGAAACGGTTTTAGATAAAGCTGAACAACTACTATCTAAATTAACAAAAAAACTTGTTACAACCAAAGTAAATAATATTAAAGAACAAACTTTAAACGCATATGTAGATATTGAAAATATTATTAATCATAAAGGAGAATTGTTAGGATTAGAAACGGGTTTACAGGATCTAGATAGTTTTTTACAGGGTTTAAAAAATTCTGATTTTATGATTTTAGCTGCTCGACCAAGTATGGGAAAAACAGCATTTGCTTTAAATATAGCTAGTTATCTATCCATAAAAAAAGATACACCTGTAGCATTTTTTTCATTAGAAATGTCATCTAATCAATTGATTCATAGAATTTTTTCTAGTTATGGATTAATTCCTCTGTTTAATTTAAAATCAGGAAATTTAGATGATGCACATACACAAAAATTAATAAAAGTATCCAACAAACTCTCCCAATCAAAACTAATAATAAACGATGAAATATCGAATTTAATGAGTTTGCGCTCAATAGCAAGAAAATTAAAACGAGAAAATGATATTAAGCTTATTATAATAGATTATCTTCAACTACTGGAAGGTACTCGTCGTGAGAATAGAAATCTAGAGATATCTGAAATATCTAGAAGCTTGAAAATTCTTGCTAAAGAATTAGATATTCCTATAATTGCTTTATCACAATTATCTCGTAGTGTAGAATCAAGACAAGTAAAAAAACCTATGTTGAGTGATTTACGCGAATCTGGTTCATTGGAGCAAGATGCTGATATTGTAATGTTTCTCTATCGTGAAGATTATTACAATCCTGAAACTGAAAATAAAAATATAACTGATGTAATTATAGCTAAAAATAGAAATGGACCAACAGGAACTATTCCAGTATATTTCCATAAAGAATACGTAAGATTTCAAGACTTAGCAAAAGATTAATAAGGAGAGTAGATTATATGTGTAAAAAAGCAAAAGTGACTGTAAAACGTGCAGCAGAAATATTAGGTAAATCACAGCAATTTGTTCGAATCGGACTACAAAGAAATATCTTACCATTTGGAGTAGCTATGCAGATGCCAGGTAAAACAACTTATACCTATCACATATCGCCTAAAAAGTTATGCGATTATGCGGGTATAAAAGAAGAAGATTTATAAGTGAGGTTTTTACTATGACAAATCGTATTAATCCTAATCCAAACTACTATTCATTGGCAGCAAAAAAGAGACAATAGGAAGTTGAAGAAAGAATGGCATTATTGAATAAAATTAAGGAAGACGCCGATAAACATAATATGAGTTATGGAAAATACAAAGAGAAATTAAGAAAACAAGGTTTATTATAATGGAAAAAGTATCCAAAATGAGGAAATTTTTATGAATAAAATTAAAAGAATTATACTAAATTTTATATCTGAAGAAGATGAATGTTTTTTTATTTGTTTTCTAGGTAAATGTATAATAATTTGTTTAATTGTTTATATATTTTATTCATCTATTATTGATATATATGAGAGTTATTTAGATTTTAATTTTTCAAAACAAAATATAACTGAGTATTATCAAAAAAATAACACTTATCCTACAGATATTAATCAATTAGACAAAGAAAATTTAGTTACTATAAATGGCGATATGTATATATATAACAAAGATACAGACCATTTAATCGAATATATCCCTGTTATTAGTGAACAAGGAAAAATCATTAATTTTACGGTAAAAATATATGATATCAACTGTAATTTTATTACAAAAAAAAATTATAAAAGTGAGGACCTTAATTCATGAACAAAGTAATATTATCAGGACGCCTTGTGCGTGATCCAGAACTACGTTATACACAGACAGGAAAAGCGGTGGCAAGCTTTACTTTAGCTGTAAACCGTAGATTTAGTCATAATAACGAGCAACAAACAGCTGATTTTATTCCTATAATTGTTTGGGATAAATTAGCTGAAGTATGTAGTAAACATTTATTTAAGGGCAGTCAAGTTCTAATTGAAGGTCGTATGCAAGTTCGCAACTACGAGGCTCAAGATGGAAGTAAACGTTACGTTACAGAAGTTATAGCTCAAGAACTTGAGTTTATGGGAACAAAACAGCCGTAACTACAGAAAATAAACCACTTTCTACACAAGCTCAAAGTTTTGGTAGTGAAGTACCAGAAGATGAAGAAATACCATTTTAAACATAAAAGGAAGCGATACAATGCTCAACAAAAATACAGTAATTAGTCAAATTATAAACATCTTAGAGAATAAGAAAAATAAAGAATTGAAATCGTATATTACAATGTTTTTATTTAAAGATAATGATACAAATAAGAGTCAATCTGATATTGGTGTACTCTTTGATGGAAATGAAAAAGATATATTAACTATGTATTTTACTTTGACTAAAATTTTAGCAACTCATTTAGATATGGATGTTGATGTTTTTTGTAAAACAACACAAGATATCATTACACGAGGAGAAAATGTTTGTGATATTAATATTTACAAACGTTGTCAAATATAAATCTTGTCCGAATCGGACAACTAAAAGTGAGGTATTTTTATGACCATCAAAGAAATTAGAACATTTGCTAAGGAAAAAGGATTTACTTTGCCAATCAAAGCCACCAAAGAAGTATTAATTCATAGCATTCAACGAAATGAAGGAAATCAAGCTTGTTATGCTAAACAAGCTTGTAATAATAATGTTTGTTTGTGGTTTAAAGATTGTAAAAGAGCTTTTAAAAATAAAAAAGAAAGCCATGAATAAAGCTCATGACTTTCTCCTATTGTTAACTACTAAAATAACAATATATAATACTATTATTTTAGCATATTTTTATAAATTAAGGAAGGTATTTCTATGATAACATATAGTTTTATAAATTTAAAAGGTGGAGTAGGAAAAACTACTATTTCCATAAATACAGCATATATATTAGCCAGTGCTGGAGCAAAAGTTTTATTTATTGATAATGATAAACAAGGAAATGCAAGTTATTTCTTTAATGCTAAAGATAAAGAAATAACATTAGCCGATGTATTTTTAAATCTTGATTTAGATATACAAAAGGCAATTTA
Coding sequences:
- a CDS encoding SufB/SufD family protein, with the translated sequence MNIKFEHANSLPMPTWRWLKLNDTTISYDNIDKLTPLKPQIINSTENISLASQKDITFANFPHITTGIGSDADNFVVNNASNKNYFTIKANTITQKPLIFIYDLTDNLDLIDDNYIYAQENSQATIIIVYNSPYHNQGFHASSTKIFAEKNAQVKIIQLQTLGKDYFNFDDIGTLAQENARISIQQIALGANKNYLGANIDLLQNNAQLNFQTDYLTTKNQMLDMNYIVNILGQKTKTNLTTNGILMHNAQKTHRATLDFKQGCKGSIGTEAENVLLLDEDIHNKSIPLILCGEDDIEGNHSAAIGEMDKEQLFYLQTRGLNERQIRQMQIDSKLQLITTNLPEELHAYISTYQQEAFYHEN
- a CDS encoding cysteine desulfurase, with the protein product MKTNFRQDFPILNDEANPVVYLDSAATTQKPLSVIKSLENYYTSQNANPLRGLYKLSATATSEYEQARHSVAQFINANEDCEIIFTRNTTESLNLIAYTYGMENIQEGDEIVISILEHHSNILPWQMIAKLKKATLKYMYINDEGIISDEEIQTKITPKTKIVSITQVSNVLGIATPLKAIIKKAHEVGAIAIVDGAQGAPHMATDVQDLDCDFYAFSGHKMLAPMGIGILYGKKSILEQMPPFLRGGEMIETVSEQDATFAPLPEKFEAGTPNVSGAIALKAAIEYINQVGFSYIEQQEEKLMKIAMEELSKLPYITIYGSPDYKKHKGVLSFNIQDIHPHDVSSLVDYHGNIALRAGNHCAHPLLKYLNAQSTNRISFYFYNTKEDVYQFIEQIKKVRSYLGYDV
- the sufU gene encoding Fe-S cluster assembly sulfur transfer protein SufU; the protein is MFNLYNEILTEHNLHPNNKCSLADATHHQHGINPNCGDEITLSLKLNNNIIEDASFQGSGCAISQASTDIMIDLMLDQPIDKAKELCRLFIGMVQGTITDEKELAPLDEALTFKNISKMPARVKCAVLSWHTMETILDKALQSSQ
- a CDS encoding tyrosine-type recombinase/integrase; the encoded protein is MKLPNGYGSVSKLSGKRRKPWIVKVTKGWTDDGKQIRMVLGTFKTKSEGLIALAEYNKDPYDIIERRYTLEDLYNMLAEQRLKNNQKMPLAAYKHCSKLHKMQFRDIKTAHIQEIIDNLSLGYASKKSIKNLFSLLYKYAMSFNLVDRNYAKFIKLPSEIKSDIHKPFSEEELEILWKNTEDYIVKIALILTYTGLRPSELLDIKLSNVFLDKKYIIGGAKTSMGINRRIPIAEKIYPFIKYFFDMANEFNNPYLITGDIKRKKLPYATLAYKWRKSENSAIKNHLPHDGRHTCNTLLDNADVKENIKNLILGHVGKTINEKVYTHKTIEQLKEAIDLI
- a CDS encoding exodeoxyribonuclease VII large subunit, whose translation is MIRYTSDRKYANVIKDLNRKYNERFFNLNNRNVAGYDVANKVWFFDENIVDYNDYLRYARFTPEQLKYLRHFSTNLTNLFQEIDSKIDFQNFNTRYKFEGDVYSVYKSDTTTVIYLTDSVKGTEKLRVVYYKAFHDDLENTRILVTGSLSIYKGHGEIQLLADAIYVTRKKTKYQQQIDTWYDEIYKMDISPEYEQYSFSDIRYMGVISNNKTGKGYHDFKSILKNTNYIIKERFTTLTAENIAKEIKELYETESVDCICIIRGGGNKYDLLDFNNPLLIKTMYDSGLFIFTAIGHTSDNLICNKFAHYNASTPTALAMHFKRLQYAEVNKQKENELLLAKNDNNKLQEIIQTLHLENERLKRKINDLIDENENLNEQLKKSKKGFFSKLFG
- a CDS encoding helix-turn-helix domain-containing protein — its product is MLGDRLKELRLNNGLKQSDLLKKFNLSSARYSQYENDKRVPDYELLIKFADFYNVSIDYLLGRTNVIKPENIDENDLLAKLNTADSETKASVEQFLNYLLYEKERKNKEKEDNSTKKNTDNEIAI
- a CDS encoding helix-turn-helix domain-containing protein yields the protein MNLIKIRKKSKFTQVDIAKLVGISDGYYSMIETGKRIPSIKVAKKIATVLNIPWEDIFNNIDTDFSIKLKEQRQLKELSVDDICILTQIDKNRYIAVENGLETPTKDELNLLKTILNF
- the dnaB gene encoding replicative DNA helicase, translated to MIKREIPNNIEAEEAVLGSILINQETIYGVSELLDIEDFYRKSHRTIFKVMLDLNTTKKAIDIITLTDYLTHISKLEEVGGIAFITSLANKVPSTANLKHYINIVKEKSMLRNIVHIAEYMENMGYDSESIDTPETVLDKAEQLLSKLTKKLVTTKVNNIKEQTLNAYVDIENIINHKGELLGLETGLQDLDSFLQGLKNSDFMILAARPSMGKTAFALNIASYLSIKKDTPVAFFSLEMSSNQLIHRIFSSYGLIPLFNLKSGNLDDAHTQKLIKVSNKLSQSKLIINDEISNLMSLRSIARKLKRENDIKLIIIDYLQLLEGTRRENRNLEISEISRSLKILAKELDIPIIALSQLSRSVESRQVKKPMLSDLRESGSLEQDADIVMFLYREDYYNPETENKNITDVIIAKNRNGPTGTIPVYFHKEYVRFQDLAKD